DNA from Bacteroidales bacterium:
TGGTGCAGGCAGAATGGAAGAGCCGGAGAAAATGCTCGAAATTATCATCAAGCATTTTAAGAAAAAAGCTGATTTCGCCGAAAAAAAAGTCTTAATTACTGCCGGACCAACTTATGAAGCAATAGACCCCGTTCGCTTTATCGGAAATTACTCAAGCGGAAGAATGGGTTATGCAATAGCTCACGAATTTGCTAAACGAGGAGCAGAAGTATTTCTTGTTAGCGGACCCAGTTCACAAAAAGTCGAGCATTCAAATATTCAACGCATAGGTGTACAATCGGCTCAACAAATGTTTGAGGCTTGTCGGAATTTATTTAAACAAACGGATATTGCTGTTATGTCGGCTGCGGTTGCCGACTTTAAACCTAAGAAAGTCCCTAACTCAAAAATTAAGAAAGAAGATGGATTTAACCAAATTGAGCTTGAGCCAACTGTCGATATATTAAAAACATTAGGTAACCAAAAACAAAATCAAATTTTAATCGGTTTTGCTTTGGAAACAACTAATGAGTTGGAAAATGCACAAAAGAAATTAAAAAGCAAAAATTGCGATGCCATCATTTTAAACTCATTACAAAATGCCGGTGCAGGATTTCAGCACAATACCAATAAAATTTCTATTATTGATAAATCTCTGCAAAAAATTGATTTCCCCCTAAAATCTAAAGCTGAAGTAGCCAGCGATATTTGTGATTTTATTCAGAAGCTAATTTAAACAGATCAAACGTATCTAATTAAATCGCAAGAAAGACAAAGAAATTCTCAGATCTTGTGTGTTTATATTACAGAACTCTGCGGCTTTGCGACTTCGCGAGAAATATTATCACGCAAAGACGCAAGGGCGCAAAGAAGTAGTGGCTGTTAAATATTAAGATGTATTTCCCCGATAATTTAAACACGCAGGCTAAATTTTTATGCTTATTTTTATGCCGAAATAATTTGTCGCATAACTAATCGTTTGTTTGATAAAACATCGGTAAATATGATAAAAAAAAGTTTAAAAGTATTTAGCATCTTCGTTCTGATACAACTGTTTGCTTTTCAGAGTATTGGACAAGAAATTAATTGTCAGATTCAAGTAAGTGCAAGGCAAGTGCAAGGCACAGATCAAACAGCATTTGAAGCTATGCAAACTGCTTTATATGAATTTATTAACGCAAGAAAATGGACTCCCTATTCATATAAACTAGAAGAAAGAATTGAAACCACCATCTTACTCACTATCACCGAGCAACTCTCTTCCGAAAAATATAGAGGGAAATTAAATCTAGTACTTAAACGTCCGGTTTATAAAACCAATTTAAATACCACTTTATTTAATTACGTAGATAAAGACATTGAATTTACTTATGTAGAAAACGAACCTCTTGAGTTTAGCGATAATTCTTTTGATAGCAACCTGACTGCAATTATTGCTTATTATATCAATATTTTTTTAGGTCTTGATGCCGATTCGTTCAGTCCGCTTGGCGGAACACCTTATTATGAGCGAGCACAAGCCATTGTACAGAGCGCACAAAGCACCAGCGAACCCGGATGGAAAGCATATGAAAATCAGAAAAATAGATATTGGCTAAGCGAAAATTTAACCAATCCAATTTATCGTCCGCTTAGAGAAAGTATTTATAAATATCATCGCTTAGGCTTAGACAGAATGTACGATAATGCAGATATAGGGCGCACTTCCATAGCCGAAAGTATAAAATTATTAGGAAGAGTAAATGAGCAAAAACCGGGATCATTTTTAATACAGCTAATTTTAGAAGCCAAACGTAATGAAATTATTAAAGTTTTTTCGGAGGGATCTCCAAATACGAAAACCGAAGTGGTAAATATTTTAAAAGAAATAGACCCTGCTAACGGATCGCGCTATCAACAAATCCTTTCGCGCTAAAACATTTTAAGATGCTTAAGAATCTATCTATCTCCAATTACGTACTTATCGATAAACTCAATATCGATTTTCACAAACATTTTTCGGCCATTACCGGAGAGACAGGTGCCGGTAAATCCATTATTATCGGTGGTTTAGGTTTGATACTCGGAAAGCGTGCCGATACAGCTACCCTACTCGATTCTAAACAAAAATGTATCATAGAAGGGACTTTCGATATTTCAGCATTTAATTTACAAAGCTTTTTTGAAGAAAACGACCTTGATTTTGATACTACAACCCGCGTACGAAGAGAAATTACTCCTCAAGGAAAAAGTCGTGCTTTTATAAACGACACCCCTGTTACTCTTAATTTGTTAAAACAGTTTGGAGAATTGGTCATCGACATTCACTCACAACATAATACCTTGCTGATTCACAATCCCGAATATCAGCTCGATTTGCTGGATACTTTTGCAGGAAATGAAAAATTAAGAGAAAAATATTCTATTCATTACCAAGAATTTCAAAAGAATCTTGCCTTAGCTTCTAAACTAAAAAAGCAGATTGCACAAGCACAAGCCGACAATGACTATATCCGTTTTTTATTAGAAGAATTAGAAGCAGCAAAAGTAAGTGTCGGTGAAATGGAAGCCATTGAAAGTGAGCTAAATGTTTTAAATCATGCCGAAGAAATAAAGACTGCTTGGCTGCAAGCTTCATCAGGTTTAAATTCTGACGAACAGGGGTTGCTTAGTGCTATGAATCAGCTGCTTCAGCAAATCAGACCCGTTCAGGAATACCAAAAAGAATTGGAAAGTTTATATGAGCGTCTTAACTCCGTATATATCGAACTCGACGATATTGCAAGAGAAGCTGTTGCAATGGAAGAATCTGTTGAAATAGATCCAAACAGACAAGAATTTTTAAATGAACGTTTATCTTTACTATTTAAGCTTACTAAAAAACATCAGCTCAATCATGCCGATGAACTGCCACAAAAAGAAGAATCTCTAGCTAATCAGCTTTTTTCGAGCGATAAACTGCAAGAGCAGTTAGAGAAACTACAAGAGCAGCTTTTGATTGATGAAAAAGAACTAAGCGACTTAGCAGAACAATTACACTCTGCTCGCGAAAAAGCATCAAAACCACTTGCCATTAAACTTATAGAACAATTAATACAATTGGGAATTCCCGATGCGCAAATCAATTTTGTTCTCAAACCTCAAACTGTATTCTTGGAACATGGCCGCGACGAAGTAGATTTTCTTTTCTCTGCAAATGCCGGACTAAAACCCGATTTAATAAGTAAAACAGCTTCCGGAGGAGAGCTCTCTCGTCTAATGCTTGGCATTAAATATCTTTTAGCTACTAAGAAGAATTTACCGGGAATTATCTTTGATGAAATTGATAGTGGTGTTTCGGGAGAGATTGCCGAACGTTTGGGATCTTTAATGAAACAAATGGGACAAACTATGCAAGTTATCGCCATAACACATCTTCCACAAATTGCGGCATTAGCACAAAACCACTATTTGGTTTATAAGAAAAATGAAACTATTTTTGCTCGCACAGAAATTAAAAAAATGTCTGATGATGAGCGGATTGAAGAGCTAGCAGCAATGCTAAGTGGCTCAGAAATAAGCGAATCCGCAAGGGAAAATGCTCGTGTTTTATTAAAAAAATAAATAGACAATAAAAAAATCTTTATGGCCTATAATTTATTAAAAGGAAAAAAGGGGATCATCTTTGGAGCCCTAAATGATAAATCTATTGCGTGGAAAGTAGCTGAAAAAGCTCATGAAGAAGGCGCAGAATTTTTGCTTACCAATACTCCCGTTTCTATGCGATTTGGAGAAATTGATGAGTTGGCAAAAAAATGCAATACAGAAGTTATTCCGGCAGATGCAACCAGTACAAAAGATCTGGAAAACCTGATTCAAACGGCAATGGATAAGTATGGTAAAATAGATTTTGTACTGCACTCTATTGGAATGTCGCCAAATGTACGTAAGAAATTAACTTACGATGAGCTGAATTACGATTTCTATAAGAAGACCCTTGACATCTCTGCCCTTTCTTTTCATAAAATGATTTCTATCTGTAAAAAGAAAGATGCCATTAACGATTGGGGGTCTATTGTAGCATTATCCTATGTTGCAGCACAGCGTACACTCTACGGTTATAACGATATGGCTGATGCTAAATCGCTGTTGGAATCTATTGCACGTAGCTTTGGATATATTTACGGCAGAGAGAAAAAAGTTCGTATCAATACCATTTCACAATCGCCTACTGCAACTACTGCAGGTAGTGGAGTTAAAGGATTTGACGGCTTAATGGATTTTACGGAACGTATGTCGCCTCTCGGCAATGCAACAGCTTCAGAATGTGCCGATTATACTATTAGCCTATTTAGCGATCTTACCCGAAAGGTAACTATGCAAAACCTTTTCCACGATGGAGGATTCTCCAGTATGGGAATGAGTATGCGAGCTATGATGCAATACAACAAAAGTTTTGATGGTATTCCTGAAGATTAAACAGAATTAAAGTTAGGGTTTCGCTTAAAGCGAAGCTCTCAATAAAATAAGAACTGATTCACTTAATTGATTAACTATAAACTAAAAATCCCTTCAATAATCAATGATTATTGAAGGGATTTTTAAGCGTATTTGATTTATATCTTCTTTAAAAGATAAGCCAATTAAATATTATCGATAATAGTATTCAAGGAAGTACTAGGTCGCATAGCTTTTGCAACTAAGTCTGCATCAGGCTCAAAATACCCACCAATATTAGTTGCTTTACCTTCGGCAGCAGCGATTTCGGCTAATATTTTAGTTTCATTATCTTGCAGTTGTTTAGCTACTTCTTTAAATTTACTTTGCAATTCTACATCTTCTGTTTGTTCCGCTAAAGTTTCGGCCCAATACATTGCAAGATAGAAATGAGTACCACGATTATCTAATTCACCTGCTTTTCTTGAAGGCGATTTTCTATTTTCTAAATATTTAGAAACTGCTTTATCTAAAGTTTTTGATAAAAGCATAGCTCTCTCATTATCGGTAACATTAGCA
Protein-coding regions in this window:
- the coaBC gene encoding bifunctional phosphopantothenoylcysteine decarboxylase/phosphopantothenate--cysteine ligase CoaBC, which gives rise to MQLKGKKILIGITASIAAYKIPILVRLLKKEGAEVQVIMTESSRNFVSQLTLATLSGNPAYHLPFNTENGSWNSHVEFALWADLMLIAPLSAATLSKMAHGHSDNLLTTTYLSAKCPVYFAPAMDLDMFAHPSTKKNIETLISYGNHFIESQTGELASGLCGAGRMEEPEKMLEIIIKHFKKKADFAEKKVLITAGPTYEAIDPVRFIGNYSSGRMGYAIAHEFAKRGAEVFLVSGPSSQKVEHSNIQRIGVQSAQQMFEACRNLFKQTDIAVMSAAVADFKPKKVPNSKIKKEDGFNQIELEPTVDILKTLGNQKQNQILIGFALETTNELENAQKKLKSKNCDAIILNSLQNAGAGFQHNTNKISIIDKSLQKIDFPLKSKAEVASDICDFIQKLI
- a CDS encoding DUF4835 family protein, giving the protein MIKKSLKVFSIFVLIQLFAFQSIGQEINCQIQVSARQVQGTDQTAFEAMQTALYEFINARKWTPYSYKLEERIETTILLTITEQLSSEKYRGKLNLVLKRPVYKTNLNTTLFNYVDKDIEFTYVENEPLEFSDNSFDSNLTAIIAYYINIFLGLDADSFSPLGGTPYYERAQAIVQSAQSTSEPGWKAYENQKNRYWLSENLTNPIYRPLRESIYKYHRLGLDRMYDNADIGRTSIAESIKLLGRVNEQKPGSFLIQLILEAKRNEIIKVFSEGSPNTKTEVVNILKEIDPANGSRYQQILSR
- the recN gene encoding DNA repair protein RecN, producing MLKNLSISNYVLIDKLNIDFHKHFSAITGETGAGKSIIIGGLGLILGKRADTATLLDSKQKCIIEGTFDISAFNLQSFFEENDLDFDTTTRVRREITPQGKSRAFINDTPVTLNLLKQFGELVIDIHSQHNTLLIHNPEYQLDLLDTFAGNEKLREKYSIHYQEFQKNLALASKLKKQIAQAQADNDYIRFLLEELEAAKVSVGEMEAIESELNVLNHAEEIKTAWLQASSGLNSDEQGLLSAMNQLLQQIRPVQEYQKELESLYERLNSVYIELDDIAREAVAMEESVEIDPNRQEFLNERLSLLFKLTKKHQLNHADELPQKEESLANQLFSSDKLQEQLEKLQEQLLIDEKELSDLAEQLHSAREKASKPLAIKLIEQLIQLGIPDAQINFVLKPQTVFLEHGRDEVDFLFSANAGLKPDLISKTASGGELSRLMLGIKYLLATKKNLPGIIFDEIDSGVSGEIAERLGSLMKQMGQTMQVIAITHLPQIAALAQNHYLVYKKNETIFARTEIKKMSDDERIEELAAMLSGSEISESARENARVLLKK
- a CDS encoding enoyl-ACP reductase; the protein is MAYNLLKGKKGIIFGALNDKSIAWKVAEKAHEEGAEFLLTNTPVSMRFGEIDELAKKCNTEVIPADATSTKDLENLIQTAMDKYGKIDFVLHSIGMSPNVRKKLTYDELNYDFYKKTLDISALSFHKMISICKKKDAINDWGSIVALSYVAAQRTLYGYNDMADAKSLLESIARSFGYIYGREKKVRINTISQSPTATTAGSGVKGFDGLMDFTERMSPLGNATASECADYTISLFSDLTRKVTMQNLFHDGGFSSMGMSMRAMMQYNKSFDGIPED